One Olleya sp. Hel_I_94 genomic window, GGACTTGAAACTTATGGTACCGAAGAACAGAAACAAAAATACTTAACTAAACTAGCAACTGGAGAATCTATTGGTGCTTTTTGTTTAAGTGAGCCTGAAGCTGGTAGTGACGCAACATCACAAAAAACAACAGCTATAGATAAAGGTGACCATTATGTTATTAATGGTACAAAAAACTGGATTACAAATGGTGGTCGTAGTGATGTATATTTAGTTATAGCACAAACTGACAGAGATAAAGCTCATAAAGGTATTAATGCTTTTATAGTAGAAAAAGGAACACCTGGTTTTGATATTGGTCCTAAAGAAGATAAATTAGGTATTAGAGGAAGTGATACACACACACTACAATTTAATGACGTAAAAGTACCAAAAGAAAATAGAATTGGTGAAGATGGGTTTGGTTTTAAATTCGCAATGAAAACTTTATCTGGTGGACGTATTGGTATTGCTGCGCAAGCTTTAGGTATTGCTGCAGGTGCTTATGAGTTAGCATTAAAATATAGTAAAGAACGTAAGGCATTTGGCACAGAAATCTGTAATCACCAAGCGATCGCGTTTAAATTAGCTGATATGTATACAGAAATTGAAGCTGCACGTATGTTAGTAATGAAAGCTGCTTGGGATAAAGACCAAGGTAATAATTACGATATGTCAAGCGCAATGGCTAAACTATATGCTAGTAAAGTGGCAATGGAACAAACTGTTGAAGCTGTGCAAATACATGGTGGTAATGGTTTTGTAAAAGAATACCATGTAGAACGTATGATGCGTGATGCTAAAATCACACAGATATATGAAGGAACTTCAGAAATTCAGAAAATAGTAATTTCACGAGGTGTTATCAAAGGGTAATCCTGAATACTGAAATATAAAAAAAGGCTTTAAAATTAATTTTAAAGCCTTTTTTATTACTAAGATATATCATCTAAAACTAATCTAATCTCTCCATAACTATACTTGTCAGCTATTTGAGATTTCAAATCTGAAAGATTTTCAAAAGTATGTTTAGGGATTAATGCTTTCAATTCTTTATAATGCTTTTCAGAGATCAAATCTGTTATTTTAACTTCACCTGACGGTATAAAACTTGCAAGGTGCCCAAAGATAGTATTCACATTTAAATCACGTTCAAAAGCTATTTGATCTATTGATTTACCTGCTTTAAAAATCTGTAAAGACGTTTCTTTTGTATCTCCCTTTTTACGTTTTGGTTTAGCCTTTTCAAAAATCTCTTTACTATTGGAAACCTCAATGTCATTCTCCTCGCAATACTCTCTTATTATTTGTATAATTTCGTTACCATATTTGGCAACACGTGTTTTACCAAATCCATTGACATTTAATAGTTCGCTTTGACTGGTTGGTAATGTTTCGCACATTTCATATAATGACTTTTGTGTAAATATTTGAAAATGAACCAAATCTTCTCTTTCTGCAATTGTATTTCTTAATTCTCTTAATAATTCAAACAATTCTACATTAGTAGTGCCATCTATAACAGTCTTCCTTGGAGTTTTAGATTTTTCCTTTGTCAAAAACACAGATTTAGCGCGTAATTCTAAAAATAATTTAATTGAAAAGCCTGAATCCAAATTAGAAAAATACAACTGTTTAACGCCTATTAACTCTTCTAAAGTATCTAATTGTTTATTAAAATCCGTATCTAGTGTTTTATTATCTGTAGTAAAATTAAAGCTTTTATAAATTTGAATTATGTTAACATCCAATTGCTGTTTATAATACGCTAGTGCTTTTTTAAATCTAGACTGAATTTCATCACTAGTCTCCGGAGTAGTAGACTCTTTTGAAATTTCTAATAACTGCGCTTTAAATCCATTTGCTACTTTTAATAAAGTAGCGACGCAATCTTTTATACTAGTTAAAGGATTTTCTATATTACCCTGAAAACTACCTCTGTTTTTATAATATATATCTAAAAGCCTATTAGTTGGGTACAAAAATTGATAAAAATCGAAAATTTCAGAGATTAAATTTAATTGAAAATGCGTTTTAGATTGTTGAAGTATACTCTCGTCTGGTTGATTTTTCTCTGCTTCAATATTAAAATTGATAACATTAGCATCACTTATAATTTGACTAGAATTAATCTTGCTTTTCAAAACTAAACCTTCTAAAGATTTACATCTACTCAAAGCGACGTAAGTCTGCCCATGCGCAAATGCACCTTCAGAATCTATGATTGCCTTTTCAAAAGTAAGACCTTGACTTTTATGGATCGTTATTGACCAAGCTAAACGTAATGGAATTTGAGAGAAGGATCCAATTTTGTTTTCAGAAATAGCCTTAGTATCCTTATCAACCGCATAATTTATATTTTCCCAAACCTCTGGTTTCGTAATTATATTGAAATCATCATCTGGACACTTAACAACAACTTCATCTTTATCGAGTAATATAACTTTACCTATCTTTCCATTAAAATAACGCTTGTCTGCAGAACTATCATTTTTAACAAACATAACTTGAGATCCGACTTTAAGTACAAGCGATTCTTTATTAGGATAAGAAAACTCAGGAAACTTACCCTCTACTTTTGCTTTATATGTCTGAGACCTACCTCTTAGCTTCTCAAGTTTAGCTTTATTAGTGTATTCTGCCTTATTATTATGTGTGGTTAATGAAATATACCCATCATCTTCTTTAGGTTCAAAATCAGGCTTATACCTTTTATTTAACTCATTTGCTGACTCAAGGGAAAGCGAATTAGTTCTAATTTCGTTTAATATATTAATGAATAAAGGGTTGTCCTGTCTATAAATATGTTTTAATTCAACAGAAATCGGATTACATTGTTGATAGGCATGACTACTAAAAAAGAAAGCGTCATTATAAAACGGTTTAAGTAAGTGCCATTCATTATCTTTTACAACGGGAGATAGCTGCTGTAAATCCCCTATCATCAAAACTTGAACACCTCCAAAAACTAGATTTTTATTTCTATAACGACGCAAAGTTTTATCAATACCATCAAGTACGTCCGCTCTAACCATACTTATTTCATCAATAATTAATAAGTCCAATGACTTAATAATATTGATTTTAGTTTTACCAAACTTTCGATTAAATCCACCACTAGAGTTTAAATCGTCATTTGGTAAAATAGGTCCAAAAGGAAGTTGAAAAAATGAATGAATTGTAACCCCTTTTGCATTAATAGCAGCAACTCCAGTTGGAGCCACTATAACAATTCTTTTTAAGGAATTCTTTTTTAATTTATGAAGAAACGTCGTTTTACCCGTACCTGCTTTACCAGTTAGGAAAATATTTCTATTCGTATTATTAACGAAATTATTAGCTAAATCTAATTCTTTATTCTCGCTCATTCTCTTATTCAGTCATAATGTATCAAGATATATAAATACTAACTAAAACGAAAGTATTCTATATAAATATTAAACTTAGAATATATTTAACAATTAACAAAATGCTTAATAAACAATTCATTTACAATAATCAATTGCTAAACTATAAAGCAAATAGCATCTTTCGATTTATTTAATACTAAACACCAATATCATATATTTATATTTGCTTATATAATTTACAAAAGTAATGTTAAGCGATATTCCTAAATTTAATTTTCCTATACATCTTTTTGCTTATACCCTTTCCCTTGCGCCTATTTACTTTAATTTTTAGGCACAAAAAAACCCTTCATAAATAAATATGAAGGGTTCTCTAAAAAGGCGACGACCTACTCTCCCACAATGCAGTACCATCGGCGCAAATGGGCTTAACTTCTCTGTTCGGAATGGTAAGAGGTGAGCCCCATCGCTATAATCACCTTAAATCTTTCGGTGTATGTAGTATTAACTACTTAACCGTATATAATAACATATTGAAAAAATGAT contains:
- a CDS encoding acyl-CoA dehydrogenase, producing MDFSLTEEHIMIRDAARDFAQTELLPGVIERDNAQTFPDELVRKMGALGFMGIMVDPKYGGSGMDAISYVLIMEELSKIDASASVMVSVNNSLVCYGLETYGTEEQKQKYLTKLATGESIGAFCLSEPEAGSDATSQKTTAIDKGDHYVINGTKNWITNGGRSDVYLVIAQTDRDKAHKGINAFIVEKGTPGFDIGPKEDKLGIRGSDTHTLQFNDVKVPKENRIGEDGFGFKFAMKTLSGGRIGIAAQALGIAAGAYELALKYSKERKAFGTEICNHQAIAFKLADMYTEIEAARMLVMKAAWDKDQGNNYDMSSAMAKLYASKVAMEQTVEAVQIHGGNGFVKEYHVERMMRDAKITQIYEGTSEIQKIVISRGVIKG
- a CDS encoding helix-turn-helix domain-containing protein, which encodes MSENKELDLANNFVNNTNRNIFLTGKAGTGKTTFLHKLKKNSLKRIVIVAPTGVAAINAKGVTIHSFFQLPFGPILPNDDLNSSGGFNRKFGKTKINIIKSLDLLIIDEISMVRADVLDGIDKTLRRYRNKNLVFGGVQVLMIGDLQQLSPVVKDNEWHLLKPFYNDAFFFSSHAYQQCNPISVELKHIYRQDNPLFINILNEIRTNSLSLESANELNKRYKPDFEPKEDDGYISLTTHNNKAEYTNKAKLEKLRGRSQTYKAKVEGKFPEFSYPNKESLVLKVGSQVMFVKNDSSADKRYFNGKIGKVILLDKDEVVVKCPDDDFNIITKPEVWENINYAVDKDTKAISENKIGSFSQIPLRLAWSITIHKSQGLTFEKAIIDSEGAFAHGQTYVALSRCKSLEGLVLKSKINSSQIISDANVINFNIEAEKNQPDESILQQSKTHFQLNLISEIFDFYQFLYPTNRLLDIYYKNRGSFQGNIENPLTSIKDCVATLLKVANGFKAQLLEISKESTTPETSDEIQSRFKKALAYYKQQLDVNIIQIYKSFNFTTDNKTLDTDFNKQLDTLEELIGVKQLYFSNLDSGFSIKLFLELRAKSVFLTKEKSKTPRKTVIDGTTNVELFELLRELRNTIAEREDLVHFQIFTQKSLYEMCETLPTSQSELLNVNGFGKTRVAKYGNEIIQIIREYCEENDIEVSNSKEIFEKAKPKRKKGDTKETSLQIFKAGKSIDQIAFERDLNVNTIFGHLASFIPSGEVKITDLISEKHYKELKALIPKHTFENLSDLKSQIADKYSYGEIRLVLDDIS